One stretch of Mus pahari chromosome 5, PAHARI_EIJ_v1.1, whole genome shotgun sequence DNA includes these proteins:
- the F11r gene encoding junctional adhesion molecule A — translation MGTEGKAGRKLLFLFTSMILGSLVEGKGSVYTAQSDVQVPENESIKLTCTYSGFSNPRVEWKFVQGGTTALVCYNSQITAPYADRVTFSSSGITFSSVTRKDNGEYTCMVSEDGGQNYGEVSIHLTVLVPPSKPTISVPSSVTIGNRAVLTCSEQDGSPPSEYSWFKDGISMLTADAKKTRAFINSSYTIDPKSGDLIFDPVTSFDSGEYYCQAQNGYGTAMRSEAVHMDAVELNVGGIVAAVLVTLILLGLLIFGVWFAYSRGYFERTKKGTAPGKKVIYSQPSARSEGEFKQTSSFLV, via the exons gCTCTTTGGTAGAAGGCAAGGGTTCGGTGTACACTGCTCAATCTGATGTCCAGGTTCCCGAGAACGAGT CCATCAAATTGACCTGTACCTACTCTGGCTTCTCCAATCCCCGCGTGGAGTGGAAGTTCGTCCAAGGCGGCACTACTGCGCTTGTGTGCTATAACAGCCAGATCACAG CTCCTTATGCCGACCGAGTCACCTTCTCATCCAGTGGTATCACGTTCAGTTCTGTGACCCGGAAAGACAATGGAGAGTATACTTGCATGGTCTCCGAGGACGGTGGCCAGAACTACGGGGAGGTCAGCATTCACCTCACTGTGCTTG TGCCTCCATCCAAGCCAACGATCAGTGTCCCCTCCTCTGTCACCATTGGGAACAGGGCAGTCCTGACCTGCTCAGAACAGGATGGTTCCCCACCCTCTGAGTATTCCTGGTTCAAGGATGGGATATCCATGCTTACAGCAGATGCCAAGAAAACCCGGGCCTTCATCAATTCTTCATACACCATTGATCCAAAGTCGGGGGATCTG ATCTTTGACCCCGTGACATCCTTTGATAGTGGTGAATACTACTGCCAGGCCCAGAATGGGTATGGGACAGCCATGAGGTCAGAGGCTGTACACATGGATGCTG TGGAGCTGAATGTGGGGGGCATCGTGGCAGCCGTCCTGGTAACACTGATTCTCCTCGGACTCTTGATTTTTGGCGTCTGGTTTGCCTATAGCCGTGGATACTTTGAAA gaacaAAGAAAGG GACTGCACCGGGTAAGAAGGTGATTTACAGCCAGCCCAGTGCTCGAAGTGAG ggGGAATTCAAACAGACCTCGTCATTCCTGGTGTGA